ATGAAGCCATACGACCTGTTTTTTATGTCTGCTTAGCTAACGCATCCCGCATTCTTCACTCTCATACTCGATAGCGATGGTCACATGTTCCAGGTTCAGACCATCGAGCAGTTGCAGGCTTTCATGTCGGATGTGCTTGATTTCCTCAGCAGATGTATCGTCACTCACGACGAGGTGCGCTGTAAAGACATTGTGTTCGCCATCCAGGGACCAGATATGCGTGTGGTGCAGGCTGATCACGCCCTCGATATGTTGTAACTGAGATTGAATTTTGTCGATGTCAATATCTTCAGGCACGCCCTGTAAGAAGAGCTTGCCGGAATCAATCAGCCTGCGTACAGCATTGACCAGAATGAAGACCGTAATCAGCAGCGAGAGAATCGGATCCAGAATCGGCAGGTCAACCACCAGCGAGACCAACCCGACCACCAATACGGCGACCCAACCCAGGACGTCCTCTAGCAAATGTAAGCCCACGACCTGCGCGTTGGAAGATGTATTGCTGCGTAAGCGATAGGCCGCCAGCCCATTGACTGCCACGCCGATCACGGCGAATACAACCATCCCAGGCGAATTGAAGGTTTCAGGTTCTAATAGACGTTGAATGGCTTCGCGGACGATAAAGAGGGAGCCACCAATCAGGACGACTGTATTGATGAACGCGCCTAATAGCGAAAAGCGCCTGTAACCATAAGAGTAGCGATGATCGCTCTGTTTTTCTGAAATGCCTTGTAAATACCAGGCTAACCCCAGAGAAAGGCTATCGCCCAGGTCATGCAATGCATCGGAGAGGATGGCGATACTGTTGATGAACAGCCCGCCGAAAATCTCCAGAATGGTGAAGCCAAGGTTCAAAAAGAAAGCCAGCTTGAGATCGCCCCGGCTGCCATGAGTATGTTCATGAGAATGGGTATGTGCCACGTATTGCCTGTATTCACTATATACAACTTATAACCATCATATCGGTTTCTCGCTAGCATGGCACGCCTTGCTAGGGGAATTATAAGGAATTACTGAGATAGCATTCAGCACATGATGCTTGCCCCAAGGTGACTTCAATGTGGATTTCGTCTTATGCTGCGGCTTGTTGCAGGCCGATAGCCCCTAATGTCACCCCAATGGTGAGCACAACAGCCCATACAATCGCGCCAATAGTCAGCCATAGAAACAGCTTACGCGGCTCCGCATTGAGCGTCAGCCCTAGCAGGGCACTGACTTGTGCTCCCAGCGTCATCGGCGCCAGGAGGCTGAAGCCAATCACACCCCAACGCTCCCAGATGCGATAGATGCGGCTGTTTTCATTGAGTGCGGTGATATTCCAGCGGTTTTGTATCCATGTGCGCAGCCGACCTCCTACGAACAGCACCAGCGCACAAGCTGTGACGTAACTTGCGATGACGACGAGCATCACCACCAGCGGCGGTAATCCCAATGCGATACCCGCTGGTATTGCGGACCAGAAGTGAAAGAAGGCCAACGCGAAAATACTGCCACAGGCAGCCAGGAAGAGGAGTAAATCTGTCAACGACATGCCCCTTTATGTGTTTGATGCCTGAATTATAGCTGTTTTTGGGGTATTGGCAGTGGCTCTCTTCTCTGGCTGCTGGCAGAGTTCCTTGATTGTTGACATTTTTATAGAAATAAATCAGGGTGGTGACTCAAGACGTTGGTATATGTGAAAAATGTCACTAATGGGTTAGGGTCCTCTTTGGCACAATGGTGGCAGTTATTCGTCGATAGAGGGACTTTTGCCATATGAGCGATCCCATTGTCCATGATATTGTCATCGTCGGTGCTGGCCTGGCGGGTAGTTGGGCGGCTATGGTTGCCGCACGTGAAGGCATCACCAATATTGGTGTGCTTAGTAAAGTACACCCGCTGCGCAGCCACAGCGGCGCAGCACAGGGCGGTATCGCCGCGGCCTTGAACAATGTTCGCCCGGTTGAAGGCACAGGGCCACGCGGCCCACTAGAGCAAATCCCGGCGGATGGTGAGCCGGTTGATAGCCCCGATCTCCATATGTTTGATACGATTAAAGGCTCCGATTGGCTCGGTGATCAGGACAAAATCCATGTGCTGGTCAATGATGCCGTCGATATTTTATATGAATATGAGCATATGGGCTGTGTCTTCAGCCGTACCGCCGATGGCCGCATCAACCAACGCCGCTTCGGTGGTCACAGTGCGCCCCGTGCGAACTTCGCTGCGGACTGGACAGGCCATGTGTTGCTGCATACCATCCACGAACAGTGCCTTAAGCATGGCGTAAACTTCTACAGTGAATGGTATGTGCTGGAATTGATCGTTGAAGATGGCATTACGCGTGGCGTCGTCGCAATGGATATCCTCACCGGCGAGCTGCATACGATCAACGCCAAAGCGGTTATGTTTGCAACAGGTGGTTATGGTCGCGCCTGGAAGATTACCAGCAATGCCACCGCGAATACAGGCGATGGCGTCGCCGTTGCTTATAACGCAGGTGTCCCGCTTATGGATATGGAGTTCGTGCAATTCCACCCGACGGGCATTTACAAACATGGTATCCTGATGAGCGAAGCCTGCCGTGGCGAAGGTGGCTATCTACGCAATGGTAATGGCGAGCGTTTCATGGAAAATTACGCGCCCGATAAGATGGAACTCGCGCCGCGCGATCTGGTCAGCCGCAGTGAACAAACGGAGATTGACCAGGGACGAGGTGCTGGCGATGATAAACAGGGCATCTATCTGGACCTGACCCACTTAGGCCGTGAAAAAATCTTGCAGCGCTTGCCCCAGGTGCGTGAGATTGCTATGAACTTCCTTGGTGTCGATATTATTGATGAACCCGCCAAAATTCAGCCGACAGCACACTATAGCATGGGTGGCATCCCGACCGATGTAAACGGCCAGGTTATCCGCAATGCAGAGGGCGAACCCTTTACGGGCTTCTTCGCCGCTGGTGAGTGTGCTTGCGTCAGCGTCCATGGGGCGAACCGCTTAGGGACCAATAGCCTCCTGGAAGCGAGCGTCTTTGGCCGCCGTACTGGCTACGAAATGGCGCGCTTTATCGAAGGCGGCGCAAAGCTACATCCCATCACCAACCCAGACCCCACGAAGAAACAGCGCGAACGCATTGAGCGCGTCATGGATAAGCATAATGACAGCCAGGCGGGGCGGATTGCTCCGATTGCGGAAGCCTTGAAGTGGAATATGACCGATAACTGCGGCATCTTCCGCAACGAGGAGAAGCTCGAAAAAGGCCTTGCGCGCATCCACGAGTTAAAAGGTGATTTTACAAAGGCGCGCGTCATGGACCAGAGCCGCCGCTTCAATACGGATGTGCTCATGGCGCTGGAAACTGAAAACCTGCTGACCTTTAGTGAGGTTGTCGTTGCTGGGGCCCTGGCCCGTACAGAAAGCCGGGGCGCGCATTCCCGTACAGATCATCAAAAACGTGATGACACCGATTGGCTTAAGCACACGCTGGCCCATAAGAGCGAGAATGGTGAACCTGTCCTGAGTTATAAGGACGTCTGCATCGATTGGGAAAAATACCCGCCACAGGAACGCAAATACTAGTCAGCGCTGGTTGGCGAACCATGCTGCTCTGTAGAGAGAGACAAAGATGACGCAAACAGTCACGGTGAAAATCAAACGCTATAACCCGGATACGGATAAAAAGCCATATTGGAAAGACTATACGATCGAACTGACCGAAGATAAAACAGTTCTGGATGCCTTGGAAGAGATCAAGGCCAACCAGGATGGCAGCCTGACGTTCCGCCGTAGCTGCCGCCATGCTATTTGTGGCTCCTGCGCGATGATGGTCAATCGTCGTAATACGCTGGTGTGTACCACGCCGCTGAAGGCTGTGGTCAACGATGGTGGACTTTTTGCCGCCAAGAATACAGTTACGATCGAGCCGCTGCCATATCTGCCCATTATTAAGGATTTAGTGGTAGATCGCAGCGCCTTCTGGGAACAATATCAGGCTGTGAAGCCCTGGCTGATGCCGCCGGATGTGGTCCCGGAAAAAGAATATCGCATGTCCCAGGAAGAAGTCGAAGCGATGGAACAGGCAGAAACGTGCATTATGTGCGGGGCCTGCTATTCATCCTGCCCGGTGGTGGCTGGCAATAAGAACTACCTTGGACCCCATGCCATGCTCAAGACCTTTTTGCGGGTCATGGACCCGCGTGACCAGGTGCCAGAGGAACGCCTGGATATGATCGCCAATGCCAACGGTGCTTTCCGCTGTCATCAGGTTGTGAACTGCATTGATGCTTGCCCCAAGGGGCTGAACCCAGCCAAAGCTATTGCGACCCTCGGCAAAATGTCGCTGCGGTCGGGGCGCATCAAGGGGGAACGTGCCGAGCGGATGAAGAAACTCATCGCCGATGCCGAAGCAGCATCTTCGACAAATTAGGCGGAGTTTGGTATCAGGCAGACTGCCTCAATTCATCTGCCTGGGCCGCCATGCGTGAGACACAGGCGGTATACGTATCAGAGCATCCGGTGAAAACTGGATGCTCTTTTTTAGACTGTTAGGCGATTCACTTTCTTACCCCCTTCTTACACAGCCTGACTATGATAACATCAGTCTGAAAAACAAACCCAATTTTTAATTCAATGACTTCGTTTCATTTGGAGGTACGCTATGAGCGAGATGTTTACGTTTCAAGCGGAAACGCAGCAGCTCCTCGATATTTTGATTCACTCGCTCTATACAGAGCGCGAGATTTTCCTGCGTGAGTTGCTGTCGAATGCATCTGATGCCCTGAACCGTATGCAGTTCACACAATTAACGGAATCCGATGTATTGGACCCAGAGGCAGAACTGAAGATCACCATTACGTCTGATGAAGAAGCCGGCACGATGACCATTAGCGATACCGGTATTGGTATGACGCGTGAGGAAGTCATCGAGAACCTGGGTACCATTGCCCGCAGTGGTGCTAAGAACTTCATCCAGGCGTTGAAGGATGCCCCTAATTCAGAAGCAGCCCAGAACATCATCGGTCAGTTCGGCGTTGGTTTTTATAGCGTCTTCATGGCGGCGGATACCGTCCAGGTTGTGACGCGCAGCTATAAGCCGGATGCAGAAGCCGTCATGTGGGAAGCAGACGGGGGCACGGCTTACAGCATTGAGCCAGCACATAAAGAGACGCGCGGTACCGATATCATCATTAAGCTGAAGGATGATGCCAAAGAGTTTGCATCGCCGTGGAAGATTAAAGACATTATTCGCCGTCACAGCGATTACATCGCTTTCCCCATCTATGTCGGCGATGATGAGGACCCGACCAATAAGCAAACGGCAATCTGGCGCAAATCACCCAGCGAAGTCACAGATGAAGAATACGATGCTTTCTATAAGCAGTTCACGCTGGATTTTGGCGAGCCGCTGCATCGTATTCATATGCGCGCGGATGTGCCGATGCAATTTTATGCGCTGCTGTTCATTCCATCCACCGCTCAGCAGAATATGTTCAGCCCGCGTAAAGAACCTGGCTTGGCGCTTTATTCCCGCAAAATCCTGATTGATGAGTACAACAACGATCTGCTGCCGGAATATTTGCAGTTCGTGCAGGGCGTTGTCGATAGTGAAGACCTGCCGCTGAACGTCAGCCGCGAAAGCGTCAAAGCTGATCGCATTATCGCCCGTCTGAAGGGCACGCTCACCAAGCGCATCATGAGCGACCTGAAGAAGATGGCCGCTAATGAGCCGGATGATTATCTCTCGATTTATGAAGAATTCGGCCGTTATCTGAAGCAAGGCGTTGTCGCGGCCCCGCAGGATAAAGATGACCTCATGGAACTGCTGCTCTTCCAGAGTACGCACGATGATGATGTCGATGAATACATCAGCCTACAGGGCTATGTCGACCGTATGGTAGAAGGCCAGAACGAGATTTACTACGTCGTCGCGGATGATTTTTCCACAGCGCGGCGTAGTCCACACCTAGAGCCGTTCCGCCAGAGGGGCATTGAGGTGCTCTACTTTAGTGACCCGGTCGATGCGATGCTGCCAATGGGCCTGACGGATTATAAGGGCCATTCCTTCCGCGCTGTAGACGAGGCCGATATTGACCTGACAGATGTAGGCACCCCAAAGGAAGATGAGAATCAGCCGGAACCGCTGGAAAGCAGTTCCACAGAGACGCTCATTGATCGTGTGAAATCTGTACTCGGTAGCCGTGTGAGTGATGTGCGCATGAGCAAAACCCTTGTTGGTAGTCCAGCGCGCCTCATCAGCCAGGAGAACGGCGGCACACGTCATATGTTCCGGATCAACCGCCTGCTGGACCGCGAATATGAAATGCCAGTCAAGGCGCTGGAACTCAACCCGCGGCATCCATTGCTGCATAACCTGAGCCACATGCTCGATGGCAACCCCAGCAGCCCCATGATTGATCTGGTTGTGATGCAGCTATTCGAGACGGCTTTGCTGCAAGAGGGCATTCATCCAGACCCTGCATCCATGGCAGCCCGTTTGAATATGCTGATGGAAGCGGCAACGGGTACAGCTGTGGAGACGCTCGATTTCGCCAGTGTGCTGCCGGAAAAAGAAGCGCCTGAGGCTAAAATGGCTGATGTTGAAGCGCCTGAAGCCGAAGCGTTTACGCCAGAGCCTTCATCCAGCCCAGAAGAGCCTGACAGCGCAGAAGAACCTGAGGCTTAATTCCGCACCCAGGTGAATACATTCCTGCCCGAAAAAAGGCGGCCCACTCATAGGTCGCCTTTTTTGCTTCCAGGTCTCGTTATGGATTGATTTATAGATGGATTTATGGATTAATTTGAGCCGCCGCCTGGGCTGCTGCTTCAGGGTTACTGGGGGGGACGTTCATAAGATGCTGATGTAAATGCTTGATAGCCGGTGCCAGGGCCGTGCTGTTGATCTCTTCCAGGTCCACCAGGCGGCTGACGCGATACTGGTCATTCATGTTGATGGCATAAATCGTCAGGATGTCGCCTTCAATATGGGCATCCATAAGCATGGGATATTCCAGTTCCAGATTGTGCTGGACAGCCCGTAGGATCACATCCATGGACATGGGACGGTGATCAATCGTCACAGTTGTTTGCTTGCGTTGATCGCTATCAAAGCCATTTTTGTCTGCGACGAGGAAAATGTTCTGGATTTGCCGTTGGCCCTGTTGAATCCATTCATGCAGTTGTGGATGACGCTTGTCGGCAGGCTGGAGGGCTTCTCCCTTGAGCGTCAGTTCAAGTGCTTTGAAGAAAGCACGGATATAGCGGCTGAGACGCACGTTGCTCCCCCTATGAAATGGTCATAGCAAGATCTGAATATCTCTATTTTAGCGGCAGAGTTTAAGCAGGACGTTAAAGACGATGCCTTGTACTTGTCTTGTGAACTAGTCCTTACGCTGCTTCATGAGCTGGAAGCCCGCTACGCCAAGGATACACACCTGCAGCCCCAACACAAGAATCAACCATGGTGGCGGCGCATCATCGTCAGCTTGCTGCGGGACGGATGCCACTTCTGTGATGGATTCTGCGGTTGGCTGCGATGATTCAAGCGTACGTGCGGGCAGCGTCCGGATCATCAAGGCTGGTTGCGTGCTGGCAGAGACGACCTGAATGCCGGTAGGTGATACTGTCGGCGAGGGCGTGATGCTCGCTGCCAAGTCGATGATGACTGTTGGCTGCAACGTCGCTGTGAAGGCTGTTTGCGGCGTCATGGTCGCTTCGGAAGCATCATTTTGTGCTTCGGCAGTTTCCTCCCCAGAAGGCTGAGTCTCAATGATGCCCAGCTCATCATCGGGCGCGGCTTCACCTGTTGGCGCGGCTGTCACTGTGTTGATCGTCTCGTCTGCTGTTTCCTGGCCCGTATCCTGTGCGGAAAGGTCCTCTTGGGCAGGCGGCGTGGCGTTCGTATTTTCAGCAGGGGCTTCTGGTGTGGGCGTGTAGGTGCCTTCATACGGCGGCACGAGGACCACATCACCCGGCTTAATGGAACGAATATCTTCTGGGATAGGCAGCTTGCCATTAAGTGCAAGGACGCGCTCTAAATCATCCCAGGTATAGCCATATTCCAATAGAATATCGCCCCAGGTATCCGCGTCGCGTACTTCATGCATGATATTGCCATTGGGGTCCACGCCGACGACCCATGGCGGCGGTCCAGCCGCACTTTGTTCGCCACCACCACCGGCCACGTTCACCCGTGGGGCAGCGGCACCACCTGGGTTGCCAAAGACGAGCACAAATGCCGTCCAGCCATCGACTGTCGCGCTGGCGATGCCCACATGCTGGTAATTTGTGTTGGTCAGGCCTGCATAGTGCACTGGTGAATTCAGCCAGAATGTCCAGGCGGTATTGGCCGAGGTATCCGTCCCCATGTAGATATTCTCGCTCACCCAGTCAGAGCCGTATCCTGCGGCTTGCGCGCGATCTCTTGGGCGGCTGCCATTCGTCTGTACGTGGGAGACTTCTTTTGTGGTTGCCATCCAACTGGCCTGATTGGCGGCTGCGGCATTGAGAGCTCCATTGAGGCTATAGGGGCTAAGGCCAAGCGAGGCACGCAAGGCGTTGATGCGGCCAATTAAATCTGTCTGTGCATCCTGGGCTTGTGTCGGCATAACGAGCATCATGCTCATCAGGCCCAAAAAACAGCCTATGATACAAATTGATCGTATTCTCATGCGCGAAATTGTAACAGGCAACTGAAAACCTTAATCCGACGATTACCCAACGACCCTGTACAATATAACCGTTCCATTGGGGATAGATGTCATGTCTCCATTG
The Phototrophicus methaneseepsis DNA segment above includes these coding regions:
- a CDS encoding FAD-binding protein, producing MSDPIVHDIVIVGAGLAGSWAAMVAAREGITNIGVLSKVHPLRSHSGAAQGGIAAALNNVRPVEGTGPRGPLEQIPADGEPVDSPDLHMFDTIKGSDWLGDQDKIHVLVNDAVDILYEYEHMGCVFSRTADGRINQRRFGGHSAPRANFAADWTGHVLLHTIHEQCLKHGVNFYSEWYVLELIVEDGITRGVVAMDILTGELHTINAKAVMFATGGYGRAWKITSNATANTGDGVAVAYNAGVPLMDMEFVQFHPTGIYKHGILMSEACRGEGGYLRNGNGERFMENYAPDKMELAPRDLVSRSEQTEIDQGRGAGDDKQGIYLDLTHLGREKILQRLPQVREIAMNFLGVDIIDEPAKIQPTAHYSMGGIPTDVNGQVIRNAEGEPFTGFFAAGECACVSVHGANRLGTNSLLEASVFGRRTGYEMARFIEGGAKLHPITNPDPTKKQRERIERVMDKHNDSQAGRIAPIAEALKWNMTDNCGIFRNEEKLEKGLARIHELKGDFTKARVMDQSRRFNTDVLMALETENLLTFSEVVVAGALARTESRGAHSRTDHQKRDDTDWLKHTLAHKSENGEPVLSYKDVCIDWEKYPPQERKY
- a CDS encoding succinate dehydrogenase/fumarate reductase iron-sulfur subunit codes for the protein MTQTVTVKIKRYNPDTDKKPYWKDYTIELTEDKTVLDALEEIKANQDGSLTFRRSCRHAICGSCAMMVNRRNTLVCTTPLKAVVNDGGLFAAKNTVTIEPLPYLPIIKDLVVDRSAFWEQYQAVKPWLMPPDVVPEKEYRMSQEEVEAMEQAETCIMCGACYSSCPVVAGNKNYLGPHAMLKTFLRVMDPRDQVPEERLDMIANANGAFRCHQVVNCIDACPKGLNPAKAIATLGKMSLRSGRIKGERAERMKKLIADAEAASSTN
- a CDS encoding cation diffusion facilitator family transporter, whose amino-acid sequence is MAHTHSHEHTHGSRGDLKLAFFLNLGFTILEIFGGLFINSIAILSDALHDLGDSLSLGLAWYLQGISEKQSDHRYSYGYRRFSLLGAFINTVVLIGGSLFIVREAIQRLLEPETFNSPGMVVFAVIGVAVNGLAAYRLRSNTSSNAQVVGLHLLEDVLGWVAVLVVGLVSLVVDLPILDPILSLLITVFILVNAVRRLIDSGKLFLQGVPEDIDIDKIQSQLQHIEGVISLHHTHIWSLDGEHNVFTAHLVVSDDTSAEEIKHIRHESLQLLDGLNLEHVTIAIEYESEECGMR
- the htpG gene encoding molecular chaperone HtpG, whose protein sequence is MSEMFTFQAETQQLLDILIHSLYTEREIFLRELLSNASDALNRMQFTQLTESDVLDPEAELKITITSDEEAGTMTISDTGIGMTREEVIENLGTIARSGAKNFIQALKDAPNSEAAQNIIGQFGVGFYSVFMAADTVQVVTRSYKPDAEAVMWEADGGTAYSIEPAHKETRGTDIIIKLKDDAKEFASPWKIKDIIRRHSDYIAFPIYVGDDEDPTNKQTAIWRKSPSEVTDEEYDAFYKQFTLDFGEPLHRIHMRADVPMQFYALLFIPSTAQQNMFSPRKEPGLALYSRKILIDEYNNDLLPEYLQFVQGVVDSEDLPLNVSRESVKADRIIARLKGTLTKRIMSDLKKMAANEPDDYLSIYEEFGRYLKQGVVAAPQDKDDLMELLLFQSTHDDDVDEYISLQGYVDRMVEGQNEIYYVVADDFSTARRSPHLEPFRQRGIEVLYFSDPVDAMLPMGLTDYKGHSFRAVDEADIDLTDVGTPKEDENQPEPLESSSTETLIDRVKSVLGSRVSDVRMSKTLVGSPARLISQENGGTRHMFRINRLLDREYEMPVKALELNPRHPLLHNLSHMLDGNPSSPMIDLVVMQLFETALLQEGIHPDPASMAARLNMLMEAATGTAVETLDFASVLPEKEAPEAKMADVEAPEAEAFTPEPSSSPEEPDSAEEPEA
- a CDS encoding small multi-drug export protein, giving the protein MTDLLLFLAACGSIFALAFFHFWSAIPAGIALGLPPLVVMLVVIASYVTACALVLFVGGRLRTWIQNRWNITALNENSRIYRIWERWGVIGFSLLAPMTLGAQVSALLGLTLNAEPRKLFLWLTIGAIVWAVVLTIGVTLGAIGLQQAAA
- a CDS encoding CAP domain-containing protein, translated to MPTQAQDAQTDLIGRINALRASLGLSPYSLNGALNAAAANQASWMATTKEVSHVQTNGSRPRDRAQAAGYGSDWVSENIYMGTDTSANTAWTFWLNSPVHYAGLTNTNYQHVGIASATVDGWTAFVLVFGNPGGAAAPRVNVAGGGGEQSAAGPPPWVVGVDPNGNIMHEVRDADTWGDILLEYGYTWDDLERVLALNGKLPIPEDIRSIKPGDVVLVPPYEGTYTPTPEAPAENTNATPPAQEDLSAQDTGQETADETINTVTAAPTGEAAPDDELGIIETQPSGEETAEAQNDASEATMTPQTAFTATLQPTVIIDLAASITPSPTVSPTGIQVVSASTQPALMIRTLPARTLESSQPTAESITEVASVPQQADDDAPPPWLILVLGLQVCILGVAGFQLMKQRKD